In Triticum urartu cultivar G1812 chromosome 6, Tu2.1, whole genome shotgun sequence, the following proteins share a genomic window:
- the LOC125517478 gene encoding glucan endo-1,3-beta-glucosidase 14-like — translation MPCTSSKVAPRPSSNAPPTTGHSLLLLFLLQSPPRALPATCSPPRRKTMAVTPRGRPDSSLGHRRPVLLLLLFFCLLAFFPRRVAAFHSFVGTYGVNYGRIADNLPPPTEVVKLLQMARIKNVRIFDSDHTVLDAFRNSGLNLAIAIPNGLVKDISATPSKAMDWVNENVRPYYPSTRIVAIIVGNEILGGQDTGLAEALFGAVVNIHDALRAMRLSGRIEVNTPHSEAVFGTSYPPSAGTFRPDLMPYLKPLLDFFSKTGAPFYVNAYPFLAYMSDPEHIDVNYALMKPNAGILDQKTNLHYDNMFEAQIDATYAALEAAGYSDMEVRVSETGWASAGDATEPGATLENARTYNFNLRKRLFLRKGTPYRPKRVVKAFIFALFNEDLKTGPGSERHFGLFKPDGSVSLDLGFKGLTSSSSSIKGWKIARYSATLLSSTFIFLALST, via the exons ATGCCCTGCACCTCAAGCAAAGTGGCGCCCCGGCCCTCCTCTAATGCCCCGCCCACTACCGGCcacagcctcctcctcctcttcctcctccagtcgCCACCACGTGCGCTGCCTGCCACCTGCTCCCCGCCTCGCCGGAAGACCATGGCGGTGACTCCGCGCGGCCGGCCGGACTCCAGCCTCGGCCACCGCCGGCCGGTCCTCCTGCTCCTCCTCTTCTTCTGCCTCCTCGCCTTCTTCCCCCGCCGCG TCGCGGCTTTCCACTCATTCGTGGGGACGTACGGGGTGAACTACGGCCGGATCGCCGACAACCTGCCGCCGCCGACGGAGGTGGTGAAGCTGCTCCAGATGGCGCGGATCAAGAACGTCCGCATCTTCGACTCGGACCACACCGTGCTGGACGCGTTCCGCAACTCCGGGCTCAACCTCGCCATCGCCATCCCGAACGGCCTCGTCAAGGACATCTCCGCCACCCCGAGCAAGGCCATGGACTGGGTGAACGAGAACGTGCGGCCCTACTACCCGTCCACGCGCATCGTGGCCATCATCGTGGGCAACGAGATCCTGGGCGGGCAGGACACGGGGCTCGCCGAGGCGCTCTTCGGCGCCGTCGTCAACATCCACGACGCGCTCCGCGCGATGCGCCTGTCCGGCAGGATCGAGGTGAACACGCCGCACTCGGAGGCGGTGTTCGGCACCTCGTACCCGCCCTCCGCCGGCACGTTCCGGCCCGACCTCATGCCGTACCTGAAGCCGCTCCTGGACTTCTTCTCCAAGACGGGCGCGCCCTTCTACGTGAACGCGTACCCGTTCCTGGCCTACATGAGCGACCCGGAGCACATCGACGTGAACTACGCGCTGATGAAGCCCAACGCCGGCATCCTGGACCAGAAGACCAACCTCCACTACGACAACATGTTCGAGGCCCAGATCGACGCCACCTACGCCGCGCTGGAGGCCGCCGGGTACAGCGACATGGAGGTGCGCGTGTCGGAGACCGGCTGGGCGTCCGCCGGCGACGCCACGGAGCCCGGCGCCACGCTGGAGAACGCCCGGACCTACAACTTCAACCTGCGGAAGCGGCTGTTCCTGAGGAAGGGGACGCCCTACAGGCCCAAGAGGGTGGTCAAGGCCTTCATCTTCGCGCTCTTCAACGAGGACCTCAAGACCGGCCCCGGGAGCGAGCGCCACTTCGGGCTCTTCAAGCCCGACGGCAGCGTCTCCCTCGACCTCGGCTTCAAGGGCCTCACCTCGTCGTCCTCCTCCATCAAGGGGTGGAAGATCGCGCGCTACTCGGCGACGCTCCTGTCATCTACATTCATTTTCCTAGCATTATCGACCTGA